The following proteins come from a genomic window of Falco rusticolus isolate bFalRus1 chromosome 9, bFalRus1.pri, whole genome shotgun sequence:
- the ZNF503 gene encoding zinc finger protein 503, with product MITSPSLSAIRSSKRSSSLSEPGGSPRRSRSTADLAGPNGHAGNNGSSAAAKPCFHAVPPSDPLRQANRLPIKVLKMLTARTGHILHPEYLQPLPSTPVSPIELDAKKSPLALLAQTCSQIGKPDPSPSSKLSSVTSNGSGGDKDSKSGPLKLSDIGVEDKSSFKPYSKPGAEKKEPGAAGCAGAPAAGVAAGEKSGFRVPSATCQPFTPRTGSPNSSASACSPGLLPAEGKGGEDKKDAEGCGKSGSSGSEGGPGTTSISHSRISVSCAGINVEVNQHQESTPGSKPIASDSASSCSSTTATSSTSVLGSGLVAPVSPYKPGQTVFPLPPAGMSYPGTLAGAYAGYPPQFLPHGVALDPTKSSSLVGAQLAAASSLGCSKPAGSSPLAGASPPSVMTASLCRDPYCLSYHCASHLAGAAGASCAHDQALKSGYPLVYPTHPLHSVHSSLTGATPPSLAGHPLYPYGFMLPNDPQPHICNWVSANGPCDKRFATSEELLSHLRTHTAFPGTDKLLSSYPSSSSLASAAAAAMACHMHIPTTGAPGSPGTLALRSPHHALGLGSRYHPYSKSPLPTPGAPVPVPAATGPYYSPYALYGQRLTTASALGYQ from the exons ATGATCACATCGCCCTCGCTTTCTGCTATAAGAAGTAGTAAgcgcagcagcagcctcagcgAGCCCGGAGGCagcccccgccgcagccgcaGCACCGCCGACCTCGCCGGGCCGAACGGGCACGCTGGGAATAACGGCAGCAGCGCCGCCGCCAAGCCCTGCTTCCACGCCGTCCCCCCCTCGGACCCGCTACGCCAAGCCAACCGCCTTCCCATCAAAGTCCTGAAAATGCTCACGGCGCGGACTGGACACATTTTACACCCCGAATACCTGCAGCCTTTACCCTCCACGCCCGTCAGCCCCATCGAG CTGGACGCGAAGAAGAGTCCGCTGGCCCTTTTGGCACAAACTTGCTCGCAGATAGGAAAGCCGGACCCGTCCCCTTCCTCCAAACTCTCCTCGGTCACCTCCAATGGCTCCGGAGGCGACAAGGACTCCAAGTCGGGCCCCTTGAAGCTCAGCGACATCGGCGTGGAGGACAAGTCGAGCTTCAAGCCGTACTCCAAGCCGGGCGCGGAGAAGAAGgagccgggggcggcgggctgcgcgggcgcccccgccgcgggggtCGCGGCCGGGGAGAAGTCGGGATTCCGGGTGCCGAGCGCCACCTGCCAGCCGTTCACCCCAAGGACAGGCAGCCCCAACTCCAGCGCCTCCGCCTGCTCGCCGGGGCTGCTGCCGGCCGAGGGCAAAGGCGGGGAGGACAAGAAGGACGCGGAGGGCTGCGGAAAGAGCGGCAGCTCCGGCTCGGAGGGAGGCCCGGGCACCACCAGCATCAGCCACAGCCGGATTAGCGTGAGCTGTGCCGGGATTAACGTGGAGGTCAACCAGCACCAGGAGAGCACGCCGGGCTCCAAGCCCATCGCCTCGGACTCcgcctcctcctgcagcagcaccaccgCCACCTCCTCCACCTCCGTCCTGGGCTCCGGCCTCGTGGCCCCTGTGTCCCCTTACAAGCCGGGCCAGACCgtcttccccctgcccccagcggGCATGAGCTACCCAGGGACGCTGGCTGGAGCCTACGCCGGCTACCCGCCCCAGTTCCTGCCGCACGGAGTGGCGCTGGACCCCACCAAATCCTCCAGCCTGGTGGGGGCCCAGCTGGCCGCCgccagcagcctgggctgcagcaagccGGCGGGGTCAAGCCCGCTGGCGGGCGCGTCGCCGCCGTCGGTGATGACGGCGAGCCTGTGCCGAGACCCGTACTGCCTGAGCTACCACTGCGCCAGCCACCTGGCCGGCGCTGCCGGCGCCTCCTGCGCCCACGACCAGGCCCTCAAGTCCGGATACCCCCTCGTCTACCCCACCCACCCTTTGCACAGCGTCCACTCCTCGCTGACCGGCGCCACACCGCCCTCACTGGCCGGCCACCCTTTGTACCCCTACGGCTTCATGCTCCCCAACGACCCCCAGCCACACATCTGCAACTGGGTGTCAGCCAACGGACCCTGCGACAAGCGCTTTGCCACCTCGGAGGAGCTGCTTAGCCACTTGCGGACCCATACTGCCTTCCCGGGCACCGATAAACTCCTCTCCAGCTACCCCAGCTCCTCGTCGCTGGCCagcgcggcggccgcggccATGGCATGCCACATGCACATTCCCACGACGGGCGCCCCGGGCAGCCCGGGCACGCTGGCCCTGCGCAGCCCACACCACGCGCTGGGACTCGGCAGCCGCTACCACCCCTACTCCaagagccccctgcccacccccggGGCCCCCGTGCCCGTGCCCGCCGCCACCGGACCCTACTACTCCCCTTACGCACTCTATGGGCAGAGACTCACCACAGCCTCAGCCCTGGGGTACCAGTGA